The following coding sequences lie in one Xyrauchen texanus isolate HMW12.3.18 chromosome 25, RBS_HiC_50CHRs, whole genome shotgun sequence genomic window:
- the krt5 gene encoding keratin, type II cytoskeletal 5, which translates to MSVKRTTYSTSSGSFSGGGGGGFGGGIRKSFSSMSASAAPMGSRISSVSINRSGGGGGGGYQFSQSGSGGGFGYSLGGGGGFGGGAGSGFGGGAGGGFGGGFGGGFGGGYGGGFGGGAGGFAAPITAVTVNQSLLAPLNLEIDPNIQVVRTQEKEQIKTLNNRFASFIDKVRFLEQQNKVLETKWSLLQDQTSTRSNIDAMFEAYIANLRRQLDGLGNEKMKLDGELKNMQNLVEDFKNKYEDEINKRAAVENEFVLLKKDVDAAYMNKVELEAKVDSLQDEINFLRAIYEEELRELQGQIKDTSVIVEMDNSRNLDMDSIVAEVRAQYEDIANRSRAEAETWYKQKFEEMQSSAGKHGDDLRSTKAEIAELNRMISRLQNEIESVKGQRANLEAQIAEAEERGELAVKDAKARIKDLEDALQRAKQDMARQVREYQELMNVKLALDIEIATYRKLLEGEESRIAGGGSSATIHIQQSSSSSGGGGGGYGMGGGGGMGMGMGMGGGGGGGGFGYGGGSGFSMGGGSGMSLSGGGGGGSSRVSMSSSSMQQSRRY; encoded by the exons ATGAGTGTGAAACGTACCACATACAGCACTAGTTCCGGAAGCTTTAGCGGCGGTGGCGGTGGTGGCTTTGGTGGAGGTATCAGAAAGAGCTTCTCCAGCATGTCTGCCAGCGCGGCACCCATGGGCAGCAGGATAAGCAGTGTGTCAATTAACCGCTCCGGAGGAGGTGGCGGTGGTGGCTACCAGTTTAGCCAATCTGGATCTGGAGGTGGATTCGGCTACAGCCTTGGTGGCGGCGGTGGCTTTGGAGGAGGTGCTGGCAGTGGCTTTGGAGGAGGTGCTGGCGGAGGTTTTGGTGGAGGTTTTGGCGGAGGTTTTGGTGGAGGTTATGGCGGAGGTTTTGGCGGAGGTGCCGGAGGGTTTGCTGCACCCATCACAGCTGTCACAGTGAACCAGAGCCTCCTAGCCCCGCTGAACCTGGAGATCGACCCCAATATCCAGGTTGTCCGCACACAGGAGAAAGAGCAGATCAAGACCCTCAACAATCGCTTTGCTTCCTTCATTGACAAG GTGCGCTTCCTGGAGCAGCAGAACAAAGTGCTTGAGACAAAATGGAGTCTACTGCAGGACCAGACCAGCACTCGCTCCAACATTGATGCCATGTTCGAGGCCTACATCGCTAACCTGCGCAGACAGCTTGATGGACTTGGTAATGAGAAGATGAAGCTAGATGGAGAGCTGAAGAACATGCAGAATTTGGTTGAGGACTTCAAGAACAA ATATGAGGATGAAATTAACAAGCGTGCCGCAGTGGAAAACGAATTTGTCCTGCTAAAGAAG GATGTTGATGCCGCCTACATGAACAAGGTTGAGCTTGAGGCCAAGGTTGATTCTCTTCAAGATGAAATCAACTTCCTTCGGGCCATCTATGAGGAG GAGCTGCGTGAACTCCAGGGACAGATCAAAGATACATCAGTCATTGTGGAAATGGACAACAGTCGCAACTTGGACATGGACTCCATTGTTGCCGAGGTCCGTGCTCAGTATGAGGATATCGCCAACCGTAGCCGTGCTGAGGCCGAGACATGGTACAAACAGAAG TTCGAAGAGATGCAGTCATCTGCTGGCAAGCATGGCGACGACCTTCGCAGTACCAAGGCTGAGATTGCTGAACTCAACCGCATGATCAGTCGACTTCAGAATGAAATTGAATCCGTCAAGGGACAA CGTGCCAACCTGGAAGCTCAGATCGCTGAGGCTGAGGAGCGTGGCGAACTAGCAGTGAAGGATGCCAAGGCCCGCATTAAGGATCTGGAGGATGCACTTCAAAGAGCCAAGCAGGATATGGCGCGCCAGGTGCGAGAGTACCAGGAGCTCATGAATGTCAAACTGGCCTTGGACATTGAGATCGCCACCTACAGGAAGCTTCTGGAAGGAGAAGAATCTAG GATTGCTGGTGGTGGTAGCTCCGCAACCATCCACATCCAGCAGTCATCAAGTTcatctggtggtggtggtg GTGGATACGGCATGGGCGGCGGCGGCGGCATGGGAATGGGAATGGGAATGGGAGGTGGCGGCGGCGGCGGCGGATTCGGATACGGTGGTGGTTCAGGGTTTTCTATGGGCGGAGGCTCCGGCATGagcttgagtggtggtggtggtggtggtagtagCAGAGTCTCAATGTCCAGCTCCTCCATGCAGCAAAGCCGACGCTACTAA